The Streptomyces sp. CC0208 genome window below encodes:
- the rfbB gene encoding dTDP-glucose 4,6-dehydratase: protein MTTRILVTGGAGFIGSHYVRTVLGPQGPGDVSVTVLDKLTYAGNPANLDEVREHPGFAFVQGDICDPELVGKLMAEHDQVVHFAAESHVDRSIDGGAEFVRTNVVGTHTLIDAAHRAGIKTFVHISTDEVYGSIDEGSWPETHPLEPNSPYSSAKASSDLIALSYHRTHGLDVRVTRCSNNYGHHHFPEKVIPLFVTNLLDGKKVPLYGDGGNVRDWLHIDDHVQGIELVRTKGRAGEVYNIGGGTELSNKELTGLLLKACGADWETSVEYVEDRKGHDRRYSVDCTKIREELGYEPRKSFEQGLAETVQWYRDNRAWWEPLKERAAL from the coding sequence ATGACCACTCGGATTCTGGTGACCGGCGGTGCCGGCTTCATCGGCTCGCACTACGTCCGTACCGTGCTCGGCCCCCAGGGCCCCGGTGACGTCTCGGTCACCGTCCTGGACAAGCTGACCTACGCGGGCAACCCGGCCAACCTCGACGAGGTGCGCGAGCACCCCGGATTCGCCTTCGTGCAGGGCGACATCTGCGACCCCGAGCTGGTCGGCAAGCTGATGGCCGAGCACGACCAGGTGGTGCACTTCGCCGCCGAGTCGCACGTCGACCGTTCCATCGACGGCGGCGCCGAGTTCGTGCGCACCAACGTGGTCGGCACCCACACCCTCATCGACGCGGCCCACCGCGCGGGCATCAAGACCTTCGTGCACATCTCCACCGACGAGGTCTACGGCTCGATCGACGAGGGTTCCTGGCCCGAGACGCACCCGCTGGAGCCCAACTCGCCGTATTCCTCGGCGAAGGCGTCCAGCGACCTGATCGCGCTGTCGTACCACCGCACCCACGGCCTGGACGTGCGCGTGACCCGTTGCTCCAACAACTACGGGCACCACCACTTCCCCGAGAAGGTCATCCCGCTCTTCGTGACCAACCTCCTCGACGGCAAGAAGGTCCCGCTGTACGGCGACGGCGGCAACGTCCGCGACTGGCTGCACATCGACGACCACGTCCAGGGCATCGAGCTGGTGCGCACCAAGGGCCGCGCGGGCGAGGTCTACAACATCGGCGGCGGCACCGAGCTCTCCAACAAGGAGCTCACCGGGCTGCTGCTGAAGGCGTGCGGCGCCGACTGGGAGACCAGCGTCGAGTACGTCGAGGACCGCAAGGGCCACGACCGCCGCTACTCCGTCGACTGCACGAAGATCCGCGAGGAGCTCGGCTACGAGCCCCGCAAGAGCTTCGAGCAGGGCCTCGCGGAGACCGTGCAGTGGTACCGCGACAACCGCGCATGGTGGGAGCCGCTGAAGGAGCGGGCCGCGCTGTGA
- the rfbD gene encoding dTDP-4-dehydrorhamnose reductase — protein MVGAAEGAGRAVTDNRTWLVTGAGGMLGQDVLARLAQSGERFVALDRKALDLTDADAVSAALEEHRPAVVVNCAAWTAVDDAETREDEALAINGDGPRNLAEACARTGAVLLHVSTDYVFAGDAQEPYAEDAPTAPRSAYGRTKLAGEKAVLGIERGYVVRTAWLYGTGGPNFVKTMIKLEGVKDTLDVVDDQRGQPTWSADLAGLLVELGLGALAGTAPAGVYHGTNSGETTWHGFTQEIFRLLGADPDRVRPTTSEAFVRPAPRPAYSVLGHGRFAEAGIEPLRDWRTALTEAFPEIHRVHLKENTA, from the coding sequence ATGGTGGGAGCCGCTGAAGGAGCGGGCCGCGCTGTGACCGACAACCGCACCTGGCTGGTCACGGGCGCGGGCGGCATGCTGGGCCAGGACGTCCTGGCCCGGCTGGCCCAGTCGGGGGAGCGGTTCGTCGCCCTCGACCGCAAGGCGCTGGACCTCACCGACGCCGACGCCGTGAGCGCGGCCCTCGAAGAGCACCGGCCCGCCGTGGTCGTCAACTGCGCCGCCTGGACGGCCGTCGACGACGCCGAGACCCGTGAGGACGAGGCGCTCGCCATCAACGGCGACGGGCCGCGCAATCTCGCGGAGGCCTGCGCCCGCACCGGCGCCGTCCTGCTGCACGTCTCCACGGACTACGTGTTCGCCGGGGACGCTCAGGAGCCGTACGCGGAGGACGCCCCGACCGCGCCCCGCAGCGCCTACGGCCGCACCAAGCTCGCCGGGGAGAAGGCGGTCCTCGGGATCGAGCGCGGCTACGTCGTCCGCACCGCCTGGCTCTACGGCACCGGCGGCCCCAACTTCGTCAAGACGATGATCAAGCTGGAGGGCGTCAAGGACACCCTCGACGTCGTCGACGACCAGCGCGGCCAGCCCACCTGGAGCGCCGATCTCGCGGGCCTGCTGGTCGAGTTGGGCCTCGGTGCCCTGGCCGGCACCGCCCCGGCCGGCGTCTACCACGGCACCAACTCCGGCGAGACCACCTGGCACGGCTTCACCCAGGAGATCTTCCGCCTGCTCGGCGCCGACCCGGACCGGGTCCGCCCCACCACCAGCGAGGCCTTCGTGCGGCCCGCTCCGCGTCCCGCCTACAGCGTCCTCGGTCACGGCCGGTTCGCCGAGGCCGGCATCGAGCCGCTGCGCGACTGGCGCACGGCTCTCACCGAGGCCTTCCCGGAGATCCACCGGGTCCATCTGAAGGAGAACACGGCGTGA
- a CDS encoding glycosyltransferase, with product MTVKVSVVIAVYNPGKYVEDCITGLLRQSLTPDEFEVFFVNDGSTDETPARLDQLAAEHPHFHLIHQESSGWSGKPRNTGIEAAQGEYVMFVDHDDWLGDEALERMYDYGKANEADVVVGKMAGIGRPVPQELFRVNRPRATVANAPLIDSLTPHKMFRREFLNEHGIRFKEGRRRLEDHVFVVETYLRAKNVSVLGDYLCYYHITRDDGSNAGFQRFDPVGYFGNLREALDVVEELTEPGALRDKLFSRWLRNEMVERLRGQRLLKLPEDYAEELYTEIHKVVTERFGPGVVARLGLTQKVVAGLIFADRYQDIRTLAEWEAGIKPTGELTSLEWRDGTLSVGFDSELHIGDEPMTFRQEGDRRLLGLPLSDEALKALDDQGIKLDAPLAKSDVDLVVRHREDARQFYLPVKSELHEVPAGDGAFRQRISARAELDPETAASGAPLDKGIWDLHLRIKSCGWSKETRLGAVRGEDVEAGRLAALTGEPARLVLPYWTDGPGNLSLDVDQHTNKLEGEAVAFMPPAEAAVEGSVVRLPLPLHIAATGGDTVQLRFERKNVGKYPADATLDGRIATATLPLEKLTGMRWAVRVGVPSAARGERKWTRLPVDVVVDADGTAKVIDRHTPSATKKAAPSAPKKKAAAPRPLWRRAAGRIKRALTNQKKG from the coding sequence GTGACGGTCAAGGTCAGCGTCGTCATCGCGGTCTACAACCCCGGCAAGTACGTCGAGGACTGCATCACGGGCCTGCTCCGGCAGAGCCTGACCCCCGACGAGTTCGAGGTCTTCTTCGTCAACGACGGCTCCACCGACGAGACCCCGGCCCGCCTGGACCAGCTCGCCGCCGAGCACCCGCACTTCCACCTCATCCACCAGGAGTCCTCCGGCTGGTCGGGCAAGCCCCGCAACACCGGCATCGAGGCCGCTCAGGGCGAGTACGTCATGTTCGTCGACCACGACGACTGGCTCGGCGACGAGGCCCTGGAGCGGATGTACGACTACGGCAAGGCCAACGAGGCCGACGTCGTCGTGGGAAAGATGGCCGGCATCGGACGCCCGGTCCCGCAGGAGCTGTTCCGGGTCAACCGGCCGCGCGCCACCGTCGCCAACGCGCCGCTGATCGACAGCCTCACCCCGCACAAGATGTTCCGGCGGGAGTTCCTCAACGAGCACGGGATCCGCTTCAAGGAGGGTCGCCGTCGGCTCGAGGACCACGTCTTCGTCGTGGAGACCTATCTCCGCGCGAAGAATGTCTCCGTCCTCGGCGACTACCTGTGCTACTACCACATCACCCGTGACGACGGCTCCAACGCCGGCTTCCAGCGCTTCGACCCGGTCGGTTACTTCGGCAACCTGCGCGAGGCCCTCGACGTCGTCGAGGAGCTCACCGAGCCCGGTGCGCTGCGCGACAAGCTGTTCAGCCGCTGGCTGCGCAACGAGATGGTCGAGCGGCTGCGCGGCCAGCGCCTCCTCAAGCTCCCCGAGGACTACGCCGAGGAGCTGTACACCGAGATCCACAAGGTGGTCACCGAGCGCTTCGGACCCGGTGTCGTGGCCCGTCTCGGCCTCACCCAGAAGGTCGTCGCCGGGCTGATCTTCGCCGACCGCTACCAGGACATCCGCACCCTCGCCGAGTGGGAGGCCGGGATCAAGCCCACCGGCGAGCTCACCTCGCTGGAGTGGCGGGACGGCACCCTGAGCGTCGGCTTCGACTCCGAACTGCACATCGGCGACGAGCCGATGACCTTCCGTCAGGAGGGCGATCGCCGGCTGCTCGGCCTGCCGCTGTCCGACGAGGCCCTCAAGGCCCTCGACGACCAGGGCATCAAGCTGGACGCCCCGCTCGCCAAGAGCGACGTGGACCTGGTGGTCCGGCACCGCGAGGACGCCCGCCAGTTCTACCTCCCCGTCAAGAGCGAGCTGCACGAGGTTCCGGCCGGGGACGGTGCCTTCCGGCAGCGGATCTCCGCCCGCGCCGAGCTCGACCCCGAGACTGCGGCCTCCGGCGCCCCGCTCGACAAGGGCATCTGGGACCTGCACCTCAGGATCAAGTCCTGCGGCTGGAGCAAGGAGACCCGGCTCGGCGCGGTGCGCGGCGAGGACGTCGAGGCCGGCCGCCTGGCCGCCCTCACCGGCGAACCCGCACGGCTCGTCCTGCCGTACTGGACCGACGGTCCTGGCAACCTCTCGCTCGACGTCGACCAGCACACGAACAAGCTGGAGGGCGAGGCGGTCGCCTTCATGCCGCCCGCCGAGGCCGCGGTGGAGGGTTCCGTCGTACGGCTGCCCCTGCCGCTGCACATCGCCGCGACCGGCGGAGACACCGTTCAGCTGCGCTTCGAGCGCAAGAACGTCGGCAAGTACCCGGCCGACGCCACGCTGGACGGCCGCATCGCCACCGCCACGCTGCCGCTGGAGAAACTCACCGGCATGCGCTGGGCGGTCCGGGTCGGCGTGCCCTCCGCGGCCCGCGGGGAGCGCAAGTGGACCCGGCTCCCCGTGGACGTCGTGGTGGACGCCGACGGCACCGCCAAGGTGATCGACCGGCACACGCCGTCCGCCACGAAGAAGGCCGCTCCGAGCGCCCCCAAGAAGAAGGCCGCCGCGCCGCGCCCGCTGTGGCGCCGGGCCGCCGGGCGTATCAAGCGCGCCCTGACCAACCAGAAGAAGGGCTGA
- the rfbC gene encoding dTDP-4-dehydrorhamnose 3,5-epimerase translates to MRPLSISGAWVFEPKVFPDGRGSFHEWFKAPVFAEAAGHSLGLAQANMSVSSRGTLRGIHFADVPPGQAKYVKCVRGAVLDVIVDIRVGSPTFGQWEIVRLDDQDHHAVYLSEGLGHGFMALTDDATVVYLCSEGYAPEREHGIHPLDPEIGIEWPDGVAPLLSPKDEQAPTLAEAREQGLLPSYEECVAYRESLGS, encoded by the coding sequence ATGCGACCCCTTTCCATCTCCGGTGCCTGGGTGTTCGAGCCGAAGGTCTTCCCCGACGGCCGGGGCAGCTTCCACGAGTGGTTCAAGGCCCCCGTCTTCGCGGAGGCCGCAGGCCACTCGCTCGGGCTGGCCCAGGCCAACATGTCGGTCTCCAGCCGAGGCACCCTGCGCGGCATCCACTTCGCCGACGTGCCGCCCGGGCAGGCCAAGTACGTCAAGTGCGTGCGCGGCGCGGTCCTCGACGTGATCGTGGACATCCGGGTGGGCTCTCCCACCTTCGGCCAGTGGGAGATCGTCCGCCTCGACGACCAGGACCACCACGCCGTCTACCTCTCCGAGGGACTCGGCCACGGGTTCATGGCGCTCACCGACGACGCCACCGTGGTCTACCTGTGCTCGGAGGGCTACGCGCCCGAGCGTGAGCACGGCATCCACCCGCTCGACCCGGAGATCGGCATCGAGTGGCCCGACGGGGTCGCCCCGCTGCTCTCCCCCAAGGACGAGCAGGCGCCCACCCTGGCCGAGGCCCGTGAGCAGGGGCTGCTGCCCTCCTACGAGGAGTGCGTGGCGTACCGGGAGAGCCTCGGCTCCTGA
- the rplU gene encoding 50S ribosomal protein L21 codes for MYAIVRSGGRQHKVAVGDIVEVDKISTAKVGDTVELSTLLVVDGDAVTSDPWVLAGIKVQAEVVDHHKGVKIDILRYKNKTGYRRRQGHRQQYTAIKVTEIPAAAK; via the coding sequence GTGTACGCCATCGTGCGCAGCGGTGGTCGCCAGCACAAGGTTGCTGTCGGCGACATCGTTGAGGTTGACAAGATTTCCACTGCCAAGGTTGGCGACACGGTCGAGCTCTCGACCCTGCTCGTTGTCGACGGCGACGCTGTGACCAGCGACCCGTGGGTCCTGGCCGGCATCAAGGTCCAGGCCGAGGTCGTGGACCACCACAAGGGCGTCAAGATCGACATCCTTCGCTACAAGAACAAGACCGGCTACCGCCGTCGTCAGGGCCACCGCCAGCAGTACACGGCGATCAAGGTCACTGAGATCCCCGCGGCTGCGAAGTAA
- the rpmA gene encoding 50S ribosomal protein L27, which translates to MAHKKGASSTRNGRDSNAQRLGVKRFGGQVVNAGEILVRQRGTHFHPGAGVGRGGDDTLFALNAGAVEFGTHRGRKVVNIVPVA; encoded by the coding sequence ATGGCACACAAGAAGGGCGCATCGTCCACCCGTAACGGTCGTGACTCCAACGCTCAGCGCCTCGGCGTGAAGCGCTTCGGCGGTCAGGTCGTCAACGCGGGCGAGATCCTGGTCCGCCAGCGCGGTACCCACTTCCACCCGGGTGCGGGCGTCGGCCGTGGCGGCGACGACACGCTGTTCGCGCTGAACGCCGGTGCGGTGGAGTTCGGTACCCACCGTGGCCGCAAGGTCGTGAACATCGTTCCGGTCGCCTGA
- the obgE gene encoding GTPase ObgE produces the protein MTTFVDRVELHVAAGNGGHGCASVHREKFKPLGGPDGGNGGRGGDVILTVDQSVTTLLDYHHSPHRKATNGKPGEGGNRSGKDGQDLVLPVPDGTVVLDRQGNVLADLVGHGTSYVAAQGGRGGLGNAALASARRKAPGFALLGVPGDLQDIVLELKTVADVALVGYPSAGKSSLISVLSAAKPKIADYPFTTLVPNLGVVTAGDTVYTIADVPGLIPGASQGKGLGLEFLRHVERCSVLVHVLDTATLESDRDPVSDLDIIEAELREYGGLGNRPRIVVLNKIDVPDGKDLAEMVRPDLEARGYRVFEVSAVAHMGLKELSFALADLVGTARAAKPKEEATRIVIRPKAVDDAGFTVVREEDGLFRVRGEKPERWVRQTDFSNDEAVGYLADRLNRLGVEEQLMKAGARSGDGVAIGPEDNAVVFDWEPTVMAGAEMLGRRGEDHRFEAPRPAAQRRRDKQAERDEAAQEFDDFEPF, from the coding sequence ATGACCACCTTCGTGGACCGCGTCGAACTGCATGTCGCCGCGGGTAACGGAGGTCACGGCTGTGCCTCCGTCCACCGGGAGAAGTTCAAGCCGCTCGGCGGTCCCGACGGCGGAAACGGCGGACGGGGCGGCGACGTCATCCTGACCGTCGACCAGTCCGTCACCACGCTGCTCGACTACCACCACTCCCCGCACCGCAAGGCCACCAACGGCAAGCCCGGTGAGGGCGGCAACCGCTCCGGCAAGGACGGCCAGGACCTGGTCCTGCCGGTGCCGGACGGCACCGTCGTCCTCGACCGGCAGGGCAACGTCCTCGCCGACCTGGTCGGGCACGGCACCTCGTACGTCGCCGCCCAGGGCGGCCGCGGCGGCCTCGGCAACGCGGCGCTGGCCTCCGCCCGCCGCAAGGCCCCCGGGTTCGCGCTGCTCGGCGTGCCCGGCGACCTCCAGGACATCGTCCTGGAGCTCAAGACGGTCGCCGACGTGGCCCTGGTCGGCTACCCGAGCGCGGGCAAGTCCTCGCTGATCTCGGTGCTGAGCGCGGCCAAGCCGAAGATCGCCGACTACCCGTTCACCACGCTGGTCCCAAACCTGGGCGTGGTCACCGCCGGCGACACCGTCTACACCATCGCCGACGTGCCGGGCCTGATCCCGGGCGCCAGCCAGGGCAAGGGCCTCGGTCTGGAGTTCCTGCGGCACGTGGAGCGCTGCAGTGTTCTCGTGCACGTCCTGGACACCGCCACGCTGGAGTCCGACCGCGACCCGGTCTCCGACCTCGACATCATCGAGGCGGAGCTCAGGGAGTACGGCGGCCTCGGCAACCGTCCCCGCATCGTCGTCCTGAACAAGATCGACGTGCCGGACGGCAAGGACCTCGCCGAGATGGTGCGGCCCGATCTGGAGGCGCGCGGCTACCGCGTCTTCGAGGTGTCCGCCGTCGCCCACATGGGGCTGAAGGAGCTGTCCTTCGCGCTCGCCGACCTGGTCGGCACGGCGCGGGCCGCCAAGCCCAAGGAGGAGGCGACCCGGATCGTCATCCGGCCCAAGGCCGTGGACGACGCGGGCTTCACCGTGGTCCGCGAGGAGGACGGGCTGTTCCGGGTGCGCGGCGAGAAGCCGGAGCGCTGGGTGCGGCAGACCGACTTCAGCAACGACGAGGCCGTCGGCTACCTCGCCGACCGTCTCAACCGCCTCGGTGTGGAAGAGCAGTTGATGAAGGCGGGCGCCCGTTCGGGCGACGGCGTCGCCATCGGCCCCGAGGACAACGCGGTCGTCTTCGACTGGGAGCCGACCGTCATGGCCGGCGCCGAGATGCTCGGCCGGCGCGGCGAGGACCACCGCTTCGAGGCGCCCCGGCCCGCGGCCCAGCGCCGCCGGGACAAGCAGGCCGAGCGGGACGAGGCCGCGCAGGAGTTCGACGACTTCGAACCCTTCTGA
- a CDS encoding FG-GAP-like repeat-containing protein, with translation MRVQRRGWRTGLAVVLAVGGAVALPATAGAAAAPHQVRDDFNGDGYADLAVAAPDGTVAGRAKAGFVGVLYGSASGLKSSTKQVFSQNTAGVPGGSEAGDRFGSALTTADLDRDGYTDLIVGVGGEDSGSGRVQVVWGGARGLAGGATLASGAAGDRLGAQGHLAVGDVDGDGATDLLTAVDQYGLVVSGGPFTRSGSATGERQVVKDRYASRVLDLDVGDLNGDGITDVVAAQTGTDTFDSRRIAYWWGTKDGLTPWTLVWDIDGAALQGGENLAVGDVNRDGYADIVVGRAVDGYESDHDAYRAKGGRVAWIPGTSGAPDGVSAQFVNQDNPGVPGTAEKGDRFGTDVQLADVDGDGYLDVVTGVPGEDLGPATAPNSVKDAGAVVVLSGRADGLTGVGSHQVVTQDSPGVPGASEKGDAFGGAVHVGDANGDGLADVAVGAPGENAGAGSVWSFRSRAEYVVSPGGVPIPATVLGPNGTFTFGHTLLGTTAAKARLGSEFAN, from the coding sequence ATGCGCGTACAACGAAGAGGGTGGCGTACAGGGCTCGCCGTCGTCCTGGCGGTCGGCGGCGCGGTCGCCCTGCCCGCCACCGCGGGGGCCGCGGCCGCCCCGCACCAGGTGCGGGACGACTTCAACGGGGACGGCTACGCGGACCTCGCGGTGGCCGCGCCCGACGGGACCGTCGCCGGGAGGGCGAAGGCCGGGTTCGTCGGCGTGCTGTACGGCTCGGCGAGCGGTCTGAAGTCCTCGACGAAGCAGGTGTTCAGCCAGAACACGGCGGGCGTCCCCGGCGGTTCCGAGGCGGGCGACCGGTTCGGCAGCGCGCTCACCACCGCCGACCTGGACCGGGACGGGTACACCGACCTGATCGTGGGCGTGGGCGGCGAGGACAGCGGTTCCGGCCGGGTGCAGGTCGTCTGGGGCGGCGCCCGCGGTCTGGCGGGCGGTGCCACCCTCGCCTCCGGTGCTGCCGGCGACCGGCTCGGCGCCCAGGGACACCTCGCGGTGGGGGACGTCGACGGGGACGGCGCGACCGATCTGCTGACGGCGGTGGACCAGTACGGCCTGGTGGTGTCCGGCGGCCCCTTCACCCGCTCCGGCTCCGCCACCGGGGAGCGCCAGGTGGTGAAGGACAGGTACGCAAGCCGCGTCCTCGACCTCGACGTCGGCGACCTCAACGGCGACGGGATCACCGACGTCGTGGCCGCCCAGACCGGCACCGACACCTTCGACTCCCGGCGAATCGCGTACTGGTGGGGCACCAAGGACGGCCTCACGCCCTGGACCCTGGTCTGGGACATCGACGGTGCCGCGCTCCAGGGCGGTGAGAACCTCGCCGTCGGGGACGTGAACCGGGACGGCTACGCCGACATCGTGGTGGGCCGGGCCGTCGACGGCTACGAGAGCGACCATGACGCCTACCGCGCCAAGGGCGGCCGCGTCGCCTGGATACCCGGCACCTCGGGTGCTCCTGACGGTGTGTCGGCCCAGTTCGTCAACCAGGACAACCCCGGCGTCCCCGGCACCGCCGAGAAGGGCGACCGCTTCGGCACCGACGTGCAGCTCGCCGACGTCGACGGGGACGGGTACCTCGACGTGGTCACCGGCGTGCCCGGCGAGGACCTGGGCCCCGCCACCGCACCGAACTCCGTCAAGGACGCCGGCGCGGTCGTCGTGCTCAGCGGCCGGGCCGACGGGCTGACCGGGGTGGGCTCCCACCAGGTGGTCACGCAGGACAGTCCGGGGGTCCCCGGGGCCAGCGAGAAGGGCGACGCCTTCGGCGGGGCGGTCCATGTGGGTGACGCGAACGGCGACGGACTGGCCGACGTCGCGGTCGGCGCGCCCGGCGAGAACGCGGGCGCCGGGTCCGTGTGGTCCTTCCGCTCCCGCGCGGAGTACGTGGTCTCGCCCGGTGGTGTACCGATTCCGGCCACCGTTCTGGGGCCGAACGGCACGTTCACCTTCGGCCACACTCTCCTCGGCACCACCGCGGCGAAGGCCCGTCTGGGCTCGGAATTCGCCAACTAG
- a CDS encoding alkaline phosphatase D family protein, with the protein MYGAASPGRRRFLTAGAAVLGAAASAQLWLPGTARAAEPPLPDGVFSLGVSSGDPLPDGIVLWTRLAPDPLNGGGMPDRVVPVEWELAEDERFRKVVRRGTAQALPAYGHSVHVDVRGLRAGRTYWYRFRADGQLSRTGRTRTAPARHSSGGSLRVALASCQNWQNGYFTPYADMLDQDPDVVLFVGDYIYESAPSSAGPRRHEGTGEPYSLVQYRNRYAQYRTDPDLAEIHANAPWVVTFDDHEVDNDWAGEIPQDPAKQPHDAFVARLTAAFQAYYEHMPVRATAVPNGPHIQMYRRLEFGRLVRLNVLDTRQFRSDQVTSQAAAQDPSLTMLGAEQKQWLLDSLHGSPARWNLIASQIMMAETDILPGEGKLWYYDAWDGYQVERNALLEEFRSVRNPVVLSGDRHLTMISDLKEDYADPSSRVVGAEFVGTSISSNGDQDQAAFHAQWDPLMADNPHWKFIDAHRGYHLFDIDRYGIDAQVRAVDTVVRPEATASTLAQLRVDAGKPGVRPA; encoded by the coding sequence ATGTACGGAGCAGCATCACCCGGCCGACGCCGCTTTCTGACCGCCGGCGCCGCCGTGCTCGGCGCCGCCGCCTCCGCCCAGCTGTGGCTGCCGGGCACCGCGCGAGCGGCGGAGCCCCCGCTGCCCGACGGGGTGTTCAGCCTCGGGGTGTCCTCCGGTGACCCGCTGCCCGACGGCATCGTGCTGTGGACGCGGCTCGCCCCCGATCCGCTGAACGGGGGAGGCATGCCCGACCGGGTGGTGCCGGTCGAGTGGGAGCTCGCCGAGGACGAGCGCTTCAGAAAGGTGGTCCGCCGGGGCACCGCCCAGGCCCTGCCCGCGTACGGGCACAGCGTCCACGTCGACGTACGGGGCCTGCGCGCGGGCCGTACGTACTGGTACCGCTTCCGCGCCGACGGCCAGCTCTCACGCACCGGCCGCACCCGCACCGCCCCCGCCCGGCACAGCTCCGGCGGCAGCCTCCGGGTCGCGCTCGCCTCCTGCCAGAACTGGCAGAACGGCTACTTCACCCCGTACGCCGACATGCTGGACCAGGACCCCGACGTCGTGCTGTTCGTCGGCGACTACATCTACGAGTCGGCACCGTCGTCTGCGGGTCCGCGCCGGCACGAGGGCACGGGGGAGCCGTACAGCCTCGTCCAGTACCGCAACCGGTACGCCCAGTACCGCACCGACCCGGACCTCGCCGAGATCCACGCGAACGCGCCCTGGGTGGTCACCTTCGACGACCACGAGGTCGACAACGACTGGGCCGGCGAGATTCCGCAGGACCCCGCCAAGCAGCCGCACGACGCCTTCGTGGCCCGGCTGACGGCGGCCTTCCAGGCGTACTACGAGCACATGCCGGTGCGCGCCACCGCCGTCCCGAACGGCCCGCACATCCAGATGTACCGGCGGCTGGAGTTCGGCCGCCTGGTCCGGCTGAACGTGCTGGACACCCGGCAGTTCCGCAGCGACCAGGTCACCAGCCAGGCCGCCGCGCAGGACCCCTCGCTCACCATGCTCGGCGCCGAGCAGAAGCAGTGGCTGCTGGACTCGCTGCACGGCTCACCGGCCCGCTGGAACCTCATCGCCTCGCAGATCATGATGGCCGAGACCGACATCCTGCCCGGCGAGGGCAAGCTCTGGTACTACGACGCCTGGGACGGCTACCAGGTCGAACGCAACGCCCTCCTGGAGGAGTTCAGGAGCGTGCGCAACCCGGTCGTGCTCTCCGGCGACCGCCACCTCACGATGATCAGCGACCTCAAGGAGGACTACGCCGACCCGTCCTCCCGGGTCGTCGGCGCCGAGTTCGTCGGTACGTCCATCTCCAGCAACGGCGACCAGGACCAGGCCGCCTTCCACGCCCAGTGGGACCCGCTCATGGCCGACAACCCGCACTGGAAGTTCATCGACGCCCACCGCGGCTACCACCTCTTCGACATCGACCGGTACGGCATCGACGCGCAGGTCAGGGCCGTGGACACGGTGGTCAGGCCGGAGGCGACGGCGAGCACGCTGGCGCAGCTGCGGGTGGACGCGGGCAAGCCGGGGGTACGGCCCGCGTGA